In the genome of Flavivirga spongiicola, one region contains:
- a CDS encoding LamG-like jellyroll fold domain-containing protein produces MKTITTYLLLLFSIVVNKVYSQSPNVIVIIADDMGWSQVSTGLTNLNNPSDFFETPRLETLASEGIAFPYGYVNGSNCAPTRAALLSGQYASRPTNNIFAVDNLNRGGNSTLLVGPDNGLPSGIDELPVTAITLAETMKVAGYRTVHLGKYHVGENEATNVTDNAATDQGFDVNYGGGTKGNPGNYFASNSGAPYTFGSSIGPELDPYADPYTAAESLMLAGDNSLEGTAKHVTDAMADAAMDFIDANINSPFFMHFSNFAIHGPFNPSDARPDLRAKYNAKAISDPSSMGHDRKPGQAALAEGMDQTIGRLIDYLKTTADPRNPGQMLSANTLVYFISDNGGAVHSDDAGPLRGMKGEWYEGGIRSVSIVWSEAPWLANKGTINTTPIIGFDIYPTFVEVAGGTLPASYDIDGVSHWQMLTNGTALGRDALYWHYPGYLIDSNRDARPVSIIRKGDYKLIYNYETESYELYHLINDISETTNLLAGSPDSATLIIGNDMSTDLRNHLINISAPLPTYRSNGLTVPLPYIISTSGSGSNSTDGCQAVAGYEAYWDFDSVSDANDASGNGHDPNPVNGTLTYDTIDFKEGDQSVIFDGTVDINYSSATFLSEITTARTVSVWIKPTNLSGIQEIFDEGGNTVGIAMRLNGSDLESIVRESSIISNSLSAAFPSDGDWHHVALVYDGSITSHKLYIDGVEVATNSSAPSSIGSHNTTGGGIGGVIGSWDSFSVSADSYFSGKMDAFSVYNTALSTSLIQNASCLVVANSTAGCQPTSGYEAYWDFDLASNADDASGNAHNPTALTSTGITYDISDFKEGDRSVVFNGTEAIQYATNSSSPDSFLNASTSSRSIAAWMKPTHLIGIQDIFDEGGQNIGIAIRLNGSDLESIVRESSSVSTSLSAAFPSDGDWHHIALVYDGTNTKHTLYIDGSEVANSNSAPSSITSHFSYGGIGGKLSGNDSFQNSSDAYFTGKMDAFAVYDIVLTPVQIQDLSTTWYLDSDGDNYAISTTQSCTSPGVGYTATVLPVTDCDDSDIGINPDATEIPDNAIDEDCDGTAQTTLSANSFNLENVSITPNPFNETINVKVPLNYNNDTLDIVLFDLNGRIIYNKNVVSKNDKVEIPIGLNQLSKGAYFIKITSKNFGTTITKKLIKY; encoded by the coding sequence ATGAAAACAATAACTACTTATTTATTGCTGTTATTTTCTATTGTAGTTAATAAAGTTTACTCTCAATCCCCAAACGTCATTGTTATTATAGCAGACGATATGGGGTGGTCTCAAGTTAGTACAGGATTAACTAATTTAAATAACCCAAGTGATTTTTTTGAAACACCTAGACTGGAAACATTAGCTAGTGAAGGTATAGCTTTTCCTTATGGTTATGTTAATGGCTCAAACTGTGCGCCAACAAGAGCGGCACTTTTAAGTGGGCAATATGCTTCACGGCCAACAAATAACATATTTGCTGTTGATAATTTAAATAGAGGGGGGAATTCTACCTTACTTGTTGGTCCAGATAATGGGTTGCCGAGCGGAATAGATGAACTTCCTGTTACAGCTATAACCTTAGCAGAAACCATGAAGGTAGCCGGTTATAGAACAGTACATTTAGGAAAATACCATGTTGGAGAAAATGAAGCAACTAATGTTACTGATAATGCAGCAACTGATCAGGGGTTTGATGTTAATTATGGAGGCGGAACCAAAGGGAACCCAGGTAATTATTTTGCATCCAACAGTGGAGCTCCATATACTTTTGGCAGCAGTATTGGACCTGAATTAGATCCGTATGCAGATCCTTATACCGCAGCAGAATCTTTAATGTTGGCTGGAGATAATTCTTTAGAGGGCACAGCAAAACATGTTACCGATGCGATGGCAGATGCAGCTATGGATTTTATCGATGCAAATATTAACAGTCCTTTTTTCATGCATTTTAGCAATTTTGCTATACATGGTCCATTTAACCCAAGTGATGCACGACCAGATTTAAGGGCGAAATATAATGCAAAAGCTATTAGTGATCCAAGCTCCATGGGGCATGATAGAAAACCTGGACAAGCAGCTTTAGCTGAAGGTATGGATCAGACCATAGGTAGATTAATAGATTATTTAAAAACGACAGCAGACCCTAGAAACCCAGGGCAAATGTTATCGGCAAATACCTTAGTTTATTTTATTTCAGATAATGGAGGGGCAGTTCATAGTGATGATGCTGGTCCTTTAAGGGGCATGAAAGGAGAATGGTACGAAGGCGGGATCAGATCCGTTAGTATTGTATGGTCTGAAGCACCATGGTTAGCAAATAAAGGAACCATTAATACAACGCCTATTATTGGGTTTGATATATATCCAACATTTGTAGAAGTTGCCGGTGGTACTTTACCAGCTAGTTATGATATTGATGGCGTAAGTCATTGGCAAATGCTAACTAACGGGACTGCTTTAGGTAGAGATGCCTTATACTGGCATTATCCAGGGTATCTTATAGATTCAAATCGTGATGCCAGACCCGTTTCTATTATTAGAAAAGGAGATTATAAATTAATTTATAATTATGAAACAGAATCTTATGAATTGTATCACTTAATAAATGATATAAGTGAAACTACTAATTTATTAGCAGGTAGCCCAGATTCAGCTACATTAATTATTGGTAATGATATGAGTACTGATTTACGAAATCATTTAATAAATATATCTGCTCCTTTACCAACTTACAGAAGTAATGGACTAACAGTTCCTTTACCTTATATAATTAGTACTTCTGGAAGTGGTTCAAATTCAACAGATGGTTGTCAGGCAGTAGCAGGATATGAAGCTTATTGGGATTTCGATTCCGTTAGTGATGCTAATGACGCTTCTGGAAATGGACATGATCCAAACCCCGTTAATGGTACATTAACCTATGATACTATAGATTTTAAAGAAGGAGATCAATCAGTCATATTTGATGGAACGGTTGATATAAACTATAGTAGTGCTACATTTTTATCTGAAATAACAACTGCTCGAACAGTTTCAGTATGGATAAAACCTACTAACTTGTCAGGAATTCAAGAAATATTTGATGAAGGAGGTAATACGGTAGGGATAGCAATGCGCCTTAATGGTTCAGATTTAGAGTCCATAGTAAGAGAGTCTTCAATAATTTCAAATAGTTTGAGTGCCGCTTTTCCGTCTGATGGCGATTGGCATCATGTCGCTTTAGTATATGATGGATCGATTACGAGCCACAAACTATATATTGACGGTGTTGAAGTAGCTACAAATAGTTCAGCACCAAGCTCTATTGGTTCTCATAATACTACGGGAGGTGGTATTGGAGGAGTGATTGGTAGTTGGGATAGTTTTAGTGTTTCAGCAGATAGCTATTTTTCAGGTAAAATGGATGCATTTTCTGTTTATAATACAGCGTTATCTACTTCACTAATTCAAAATGCCTCGTGTTTAGTTGTTGCCAATTCAACTGCTGGTTGTCAACCAACAAGCGGATATGAAGCCTATTGGGATTTTGATCTAGCAAGTAATGCGGATGATGCTTCTGGAAATGCACATAACCCAACGGCTTTAACATCTACTGGAATTACATATGATATTTCAGATTTTAAAGAAGGAGACCGGTCTGTAGTGTTTAATGGAACGGAAGCTATTCAATATGCAACTAATTCTAGCTCTCCTGATAGTTTTTTAAATGCATCGACAAGTTCAAGAAGTATTGCAGCCTGGATGAAGCCAACTCATTTAATAGGAATTCAAGATATATTTGATGAAGGTGGCCAAAATATTGGTATAGCCATAAGATTAAATGGAAGTGATTTAGAATCTATTGTTAGAGAATCTTCTTCAGTTTCTACTAGCTTAAGTGCGGCATTTCCATCAGATGGTGATTGGCACCACATAGCATTAGTATATGATGGCACCAATACAAAACATACTTTATATATAGATGGTAGTGAGGTAGCAAATAGTAATAGTGCACCTTCTTCAATAACTAGTCATTTTAGTTATGGTGGTATTGGAGGGAAATTAAGTGGAAATGATAGTTTTCAAAATTCTTCAGATGCTTATTTTACTGGTAAAATGGATGCATTTGCAGTTTATGATATTGTTTTGACACCTGTACAAATTCAAGATCTTAGTACAACTTGGTATTTAGACTCAGATGGTGATAATTATGCAATATCTACCACTCAAAGCTGTACCAGCCCAGGAGTAGGTTATACCGCAACCGTATTACCAGTAACCGATTGTGATGATTCTGATATTGGGATTAATCCAGACGCCACCGAAATTCCTGATAATGCTATTGATGAAGATTGTGATGGAACGGCTCAAACAACTTTAAGTGCTAATAGCTTCAACCTTGAAAATGTATCTATAACACCCAATCCATTTAATGAAACTATTAACGTAAAAGTGCCATTAAATTACAATAATGACACGTTAGATATTGTACTATTCGATTTAAACGGAAGAATTATTTACAATAAAAATGTAGTAAGTAAAAATGATAAAGTTGAAATACCGATAGGTTTAAACCAATTAAGTAAAGGCGCTTACTTTATTAAAATTACTAGTAAAAACTTTGGAACTACTATTACAAAAAAGTTAATTAAATATTGA
- a CDS encoding DUF1080 domain-containing protein, whose amino-acid sequence MKKYYRIVQLFIIIVGLTTSIQAQQHRTLETKVADILAQYPAKSNEHADQLSQKIIDLGPSGVVQFTDMLIPQGQGDDTQTRYALESLAQYCAAPEHNTGRALVEKAFLKAIVRVKNNEVKTFLIRRLNYCATDVSTVLMSSLLSNDKLYAPVIGVLTSIDSEKAGSVLLKAIHHKNAQKEIIKALGVLKYRGALAELTKLAASTDKEIQKEALYTLSKIGAPQSKSILFEAAEKAHFAISNDDATIAYIEYARNLGINGNKGLCKEVCYDIIENTTSENQWHVRSAAYSILRDHFGNEITKALLKEATNTTNKKYRKAIFNEANKGMTSKEIKPWLKVLKKLTNEGKAQLLNSLAHRKEEDVLTKGILPALESKNEALRIEAIKVLAINQNEKAVPVLERLLKNEHSKEELQALYHALQRTINAKDTDVLVANFSTFPKASKKVVLELLRDKRATQHFDFVSKLAAQSNNELQEVAYRTIPSISTAKDVQQLIAMLEVTDKKAYIEKLQTALSFVISKNNNKGSDQLIAAFKSGISKEKLLPIFPVLNSKEGLKLIKDALKSSDIATKKAATNALLLWKSDDVLPYLYDFIREGNGNIEKVFTAYLSKINGSTAPEDQKLLWIRKLTSYAKTNNQTSQLIQTAGKVKTFLSLVFVSNYIDKEVFSQTAMQSAISILLPKPGEKNKFSGDFVRGVVEKIIKGLKGNDSQYIKIDLKEFLSKMPNDEGYVSLFNGKDLSGWEGLVKNPIARAKMSKHALAKAQKTANAQMLRDWFVKDGIIGFKGEGYNNICTIKDYGDFEMLVDWKITNGGDSGIYLRGTPQVQIWDIARTNVGAQVGSGGLYNNQKNEKTPLTVADNPIGEWNTFRIKMVGDRVTVHLNGILVTDNVVLENYWDRKLPIFTKEAIELQAHGEDLGFRNVYVREIHSGDSGLTEEEKKDGFTSLLNGENLDYWIGNKTDYLIEDGVLAVRPKNGGHGNLYTAKEYSDFIFRFEFQLTPGANNGLGIHAPLKGDVAYVGKELQILDNTAPIYKNLKPYQYHGSVYGIIAAKRGALKPIGQWNSQEVIVKGDNIKITLNGTIIVDGNIKEAAKNGTADHQDHPGLKRNKGHIAFLGHGSELQFRKIRIKDLGK is encoded by the coding sequence ATGAAAAAATATTATAGAATTGTACAATTATTTATAATAATAGTTGGATTAACCACATCGATACAAGCACAACAGCATAGAACACTAGAAACCAAAGTAGCCGATATTTTAGCTCAGTACCCTGCTAAGAGTAATGAACATGCAGATCAACTTTCTCAAAAAATAATTGATCTTGGGCCATCAGGAGTAGTTCAATTTACAGACATGCTGATCCCTCAAGGACAAGGTGATGATACGCAGACCCGTTATGCTTTAGAAAGTTTAGCTCAATATTGTGCAGCTCCAGAGCACAACACAGGTAGAGCTCTTGTAGAAAAAGCATTTTTAAAAGCTATCGTAAGAGTTAAAAACAATGAGGTAAAAACGTTTTTAATAAGAAGGCTAAATTATTGTGCTACGGATGTAAGTACAGTGTTAATGAGTAGTCTTTTGTCTAATGACAAACTATATGCTCCAGTAATCGGTGTTTTAACAAGCATTGATTCAGAAAAAGCAGGAAGTGTTTTATTAAAAGCTATTCATCATAAAAATGCACAAAAAGAAATCATCAAAGCACTTGGGGTTTTAAAGTATCGTGGGGCCTTGGCTGAACTAACAAAATTAGCGGCTTCTACTGATAAAGAAATTCAAAAAGAAGCCTTATATACTCTAAGTAAAATAGGAGCTCCGCAATCAAAAAGCATCCTTTTTGAGGCAGCTGAAAAAGCACATTTTGCAATATCAAATGATGATGCTACTATAGCTTATATTGAATACGCTAGAAATTTAGGGATCAATGGAAATAAAGGTTTATGTAAAGAAGTGTGTTATGACATTATAGAAAATACAACTTCAGAAAATCAATGGCATGTTCGTTCAGCTGCCTATAGTATTCTTCGAGACCATTTTGGAAATGAAATTACGAAAGCCTTATTAAAAGAAGCTACAAACACAACAAACAAAAAATACCGCAAAGCTATTTTTAATGAAGCCAATAAAGGGATGACTTCAAAGGAAATAAAACCTTGGTTAAAAGTTTTGAAAAAGCTAACAAATGAAGGAAAAGCACAATTACTAAACTCATTGGCTCACAGAAAAGAAGAAGATGTTTTAACAAAAGGAATCCTTCCTGCATTAGAAAGTAAAAATGAAGCTTTAAGAATAGAAGCCATAAAAGTTTTAGCTATAAATCAAAACGAAAAAGCGGTACCTGTATTAGAAAGGCTATTAAAAAATGAGCATTCTAAAGAAGAACTTCAAGCTCTATATCATGCTTTGCAGAGAACAATTAATGCAAAAGACACAGATGTACTAGTAGCTAATTTTAGTACTTTTCCAAAAGCCTCAAAAAAGGTAGTATTGGAATTGTTGAGAGATAAAAGAGCTACACAACATTTCGATTTTGTATCAAAACTAGCAGCCCAATCAAATAACGAATTACAAGAAGTAGCATACCGTACAATTCCTAGTATTTCAACGGCTAAAGACGTACAACAATTAATTGCCATGCTTGAAGTTACTGATAAGAAAGCATATATTGAGAAGCTTCAAACCGCCTTGTCTTTTGTTATTTCTAAAAACAATAATAAGGGAAGTGATCAACTCATAGCGGCCTTCAAATCTGGAATTTCCAAAGAAAAGTTGTTACCCATTTTTCCTGTACTTAATTCTAAAGAAGGATTAAAACTTATTAAGGACGCATTGAAAAGTTCTGATATAGCAACTAAAAAAGCGGCAACTAACGCACTATTGCTATGGAAAAGTGACGATGTATTACCATATTTATACGATTTTATCCGTGAAGGAAATGGAAATATAGAAAAAGTATTTACCGCATATCTTTCAAAAATAAATGGCTCAACTGCACCAGAAGACCAAAAATTATTATGGATTCGAAAATTGACTTCTTATGCAAAAACGAATAACCAAACAAGTCAGCTTATTCAAACAGCTGGTAAAGTAAAAACGTTCCTGTCATTGGTATTTGTATCTAACTATATCGATAAGGAAGTCTTTTCTCAAACAGCCATGCAATCGGCCATTTCAATATTATTACCTAAACCGGGAGAGAAAAATAAATTTTCAGGAGATTTTGTTAGAGGAGTCGTTGAAAAAATAATTAAAGGTTTAAAAGGAAATGATAGTCAGTATATCAAAATTGATTTAAAGGAATTTTTAAGCAAGATGCCTAATGATGAAGGCTATGTTTCTCTTTTTAATGGAAAAGATCTTTCTGGATGGGAAGGCTTAGTTAAAAATCCGATAGCAAGAGCAAAAATGAGTAAACATGCGTTAGCTAAAGCTCAAAAAACAGCAAATGCGCAAATGCTTAGAGATTGGTTTGTTAAGGATGGTATTATAGGGTTTAAAGGTGAAGGTTATAACAATATTTGTACGATTAAAGATTATGGTGATTTTGAAATGTTGGTAGACTGGAAAATTACCAATGGAGGCGATAGTGGCATTTACTTAAGAGGAACGCCGCAAGTACAAATATGGGATATAGCTAGAACCAATGTAGGAGCACAAGTAGGTAGCGGTGGCTTATACAACAATCAAAAAAATGAAAAAACACCATTAACAGTGGCTGACAATCCTATTGGTGAATGGAATACATTCCGTATTAAAATGGTTGGAGATCGTGTTACCGTACATTTAAATGGCATATTAGTTACCGATAATGTGGTATTAGAAAATTATTGGGATAGAAAGCTACCCATTTTCACAAAAGAAGCCATTGAATTGCAAGCACACGGTGAAGATTTAGGGTTTAGAAATGTTTATGTACGCGAAATACATTCTGGTGATTCTGGATTAACAGAAGAAGAAAAAAAAGATGGTTTTACTTCTCTACTAAATGGTGAGAATTTGGACTACTGGATTGGAAATAAAACAGATTATCTAATTGAAGATGGTGTGTTGGCAGTACGCCCAAAAAATGGAGGACATGGAAATTTGTATACAGCAAAAGAATACAGTGATTTTATATTCCGCTTCGAATTTCAATTAACTCCTGGAGCAAACAACGGTTTAGGTATTCATGCGCCATTAAAAGGTGATGTTGCTTATGTTGGAAAAGAACTGCAAATTTTAGACAACACCGCTCCTATTTACAAAAACCTAAAACCTTACCAGTATCATGGTTCTGTATATGGTATTATAGCAGCAAAAAGAGGTGCTTTAAAGCCTATCGGTCAATGGAATTCTCAGGAAGTAATAGTTAAAGGTGATAATATAAAAATCACATTAAATGGCACTATTATTGTAGATGGAAATATAAAAGAGGCTGCTAAGAATGGAACTGCAGACCACCAAGATCATCCAGGTTTAAAAAGAAATAAAGGGCATATCGCCTTTTTGGGTCATGGTTCTGAATTACAGTTTAGAAAAATAAGAATTAAAGATTTAGGTAAATAA
- a CDS encoding sulfatase codes for MKNRLAFLISFLASTCLLNAQVQEKMNVLFIIADDLTTTAVSCYENGVSRTPHIDKIAKEGIQYTKAYCQYPVCGPSRASLMSGYYPSATQTYGYVSGRENIGDKRHTLPQIFKKNDYFTARVSKIYHMGVPIDIEMGTDGTDDIASWNERYNSQGPEWKAKGEGELVQGNPDGTKPIRGGNVMTIVKADGDDMLHSDGKTAAKASELIRKHKNTPFFLAVGFVRPHVPFVAPKSYFEPYPSQEIKLPYNFDGDWNDIPKKGINYVNSVKDQITNPQKKKAIAAYYASVAYMDKQVGKIMKTLKEEGLEDNTIVIFTSDHGFHLGEHEFWMKVSLKEESARVPLIIKVPGKSPQVCHSFVELIDLYPTLSELAKLPYSKHVQGKSLVKTINNPKHKVRDMAFSVTQGGKTFLLRTKKWAYIQYNEDASEGIELFDMETDPKQYHNLAKLPQYEKEVAYFKQKLKQKLKDVRNNDLGINYKIKKL; via the coding sequence ATGAAAAACAGATTAGCCTTCCTAATTTCCTTTTTGGCAAGTACATGCTTATTAAATGCTCAAGTACAAGAAAAAATGAATGTTTTATTTATAATAGCAGATGATTTAACAACTACGGCTGTTTCCTGTTATGAAAATGGTGTTTCCAGAACGCCTCATATAGATAAAATTGCAAAAGAAGGCATTCAATATACCAAAGCCTATTGCCAATATCCCGTATGTGGTCCTTCCAGAGCCTCCCTAATGTCCGGTTATTACCCAAGTGCTACTCAAACTTATGGGTATGTTAGCGGAAGAGAAAATATAGGTGATAAACGTCATACACTACCTCAAATATTCAAGAAAAATGATTATTTCACAGCAAGAGTTAGCAAGATTTATCATATGGGAGTTCCTATAGATATTGAAATGGGAACAGACGGAACCGATGATATCGCCTCATGGAATGAAAGATATAATAGTCAAGGTCCCGAATGGAAAGCTAAAGGTGAAGGTGAACTGGTACAGGGAAATCCTGATGGCACCAAACCTATTAGAGGGGGAAATGTCATGACCATTGTTAAAGCCGATGGTGATGATATGTTACATTCTGATGGAAAAACAGCAGCCAAAGCCTCAGAATTGATACGCAAACATAAAAACACTCCATTTTTTCTAGCTGTAGGTTTTGTGCGCCCTCATGTTCCTTTTGTAGCCCCAAAAAGCTATTTCGAACCATATCCTTCTCAAGAAATAAAATTACCTTATAATTTTGATGGAGACTGGAACGATATTCCAAAAAAAGGAATCAATTATGTAAATAGTGTAAAAGATCAAATAACAAACCCCCAGAAAAAAAAGGCCATTGCCGCATACTATGCATCAGTTGCTTATATGGATAAACAAGTAGGTAAAATAATGAAAACCTTAAAAGAGGAAGGTTTAGAAGATAACACGATTGTTATTTTTACTTCGGACCATGGTTTTCATTTGGGAGAACATGAATTTTGGATGAAAGTTAGCTTAAAAGAAGAATCTGCACGAGTCCCTTTAATTATAAAAGTCCCTGGTAAATCTCCTCAAGTTTGTCATTCTTTTGTTGAGCTAATCGATTTATATCCTACGCTTTCAGAATTAGCAAAATTACCCTACTCAAAGCATGTACAAGGAAAAAGTTTAGTCAAAACAATAAACAATCCTAAACATAAAGTACGCGATATGGCTTTTTCTGTGACTCAAGGAGGTAAAACGTTTTTATTAAGAACAAAAAAATGGGCATATATTCAGTATAATGAAGATGCATCAGAAGGTATTGAACTATTTGATATGGAAACCGACCCGAAGCAATATCATAATTTGGCTAAACTTCCTCAATACGAAAAAGAGGTAGCATATTTTAAACAAAAATTAAAGCAAAAATTAAAAGATGTTAGAAATAATGATTTAGGAATCAACTATAAAATCAAAAAGCTTTAA
- a CDS encoding gluconate 2-dehydrogenase subunit 3 family protein — protein sequence MDRRRLLKIMGASVGYTMATPALLHLLSSCESKTGTGWKPIFLNTTQAFVVEQLSDIILPKGENIGALEVNTPQFIDLLLKNVVSKKEQNLFLRGGRIFQNKFQERFDKSVEKGTRKNFEDMLSHYFKKNISEQKEILEFIEKKEDKIDDNNQYLIYHFLIAIRKFTLLAYYTSKEIEPKIFNAPSFSYQPCNTL from the coding sequence ATGGATAGAAGACGTTTATTAAAAATAATGGGAGCATCAGTTGGGTATACAATGGCTACACCCGCACTACTCCATCTGCTAAGTTCCTGTGAATCTAAAACCGGAACAGGTTGGAAACCTATATTTTTAAATACAACACAAGCCTTTGTTGTGGAGCAATTGTCTGATATTATTTTACCTAAAGGGGAAAATATAGGGGCATTAGAAGTGAATACACCACAATTTATAGATCTTCTTTTAAAGAATGTCGTTTCAAAAAAAGAGCAAAACCTTTTTTTAAGAGGTGGTCGCATTTTTCAAAATAAATTTCAAGAACGGTTTGATAAAAGCGTTGAAAAAGGAACAAGAAAAAATTTTGAGGACATGTTAAGTCATTATTTCAAAAAAAACATTTCAGAACAAAAAGAAATACTAGAATTTATAGAAAAAAAAGAAGATAAAATTGATGATAATAATCAATATCTCATATATCATTTTTTAATAGCAATCAGAAAATTCACCCTCTTAGCCTATTATACCTCAAAAGAAATTGAACCTAAAATTTTTAACGCGCCTTCTTTCTCTTATCAACCTTGTAATACTTTATAA
- a CDS encoding GMC oxidoreductase has translation MNEVKEYAETYDAIVIGTGVSGGWAAKELCEQGLKTLVLERGRMVKHIQDYPTLNKNSWDYKYRGLVNHKDLKQQEKQNRTGYTIRAESKHWFVNDLQHPYNEEKRFDWIRGYHVGGRSITWGRQTLRLSDLDFEANKKEDIAVDWPIRYKDLAPWYDKVEKFIGVCGEKLGLPHLPDGIFSPPMELNCVEQEFRNQIEQNYTNRHLIMGRFAHLTGNTEHEGRSNCQYRNQCIRGCAYGGYFSSNSSTLPAASKTGNMTLRPHSIVHKILYDDTKKIATGIEVIDAITHKKMTFSAKVIFCCASTVASTAILLNSTSKRFPNGLGNDSGELGHNLMDHHFKVGATATVEGFDNKFYEGQRPTSFHIPRFRNLGDKNTQQRYLRGFGFQGSASRSNWQRAIKELSFGEELKEELFKPGPWKIGMTGFGECLPYHENKMYLDTEKKDEWGIPTVTFDCEFKENEKLMREDIQKEAVKMLKEAGFKNVKGYDNPCFPGHGIHEMGTARMGHNPKTSVLNKNNQIHTVPNVYVTDGACMTSSAYQNPSLTYMALTARAVKHAVLQLKSRTFD, from the coding sequence ATGAATGAAGTAAAGGAGTATGCAGAAACTTATGATGCCATCGTTATAGGTACTGGAGTTTCTGGAGGTTGGGCTGCCAAAGAATTGTGCGAACAAGGATTAAAAACGCTCGTTTTAGAGCGTGGTAGGATGGTTAAACATATCCAGGATTATCCAACCTTAAATAAGAATTCTTGGGACTATAAATATCGCGGATTGGTAAATCATAAAGATTTAAAACAACAAGAAAAACAAAACAGAACAGGTTATACTATAAGAGCCGAAAGTAAGCATTGGTTTGTAAATGATTTACAACATCCTTACAATGAAGAAAAAAGATTTGATTGGATACGAGGCTATCATGTAGGAGGACGTTCCATTACTTGGGGAAGACAAACCTTACGGTTAAGTGATTTGGATTTTGAAGCCAATAAAAAAGAAGACATTGCTGTCGATTGGCCTATTCGTTATAAAGACTTGGCTCCTTGGTATGATAAAGTAGAAAAGTTTATTGGTGTTTGTGGTGAAAAATTAGGTTTGCCACATTTGCCAGATGGTATTTTTTCACCTCCCATGGAATTAAATTGTGTGGAGCAAGAATTCAGAAATCAGATCGAACAAAATTACACCAATAGACACTTAATTATGGGTAGGTTTGCTCACTTAACTGGAAATACAGAACATGAAGGGAGGAGCAATTGTCAATACAGAAATCAATGTATTAGAGGCTGTGCATATGGTGGCTATTTCAGTAGTAATTCCTCTACACTACCAGCAGCTTCAAAAACGGGTAACATGACTTTGAGACCACACTCGATCGTCCACAAAATCCTATACGATGATACTAAAAAAATAGCAACAGGTATAGAAGTTATTGATGCCATAACCCATAAAAAAATGACGTTCTCGGCAAAAGTTATTTTTTGTTGTGCTTCTACTGTTGCCAGTACAGCCATATTATTGAATTCTACATCGAAGCGATTTCCTAATGGTTTGGGTAATGATAGTGGAGAGCTGGGACACAATTTAATGGATCATCATTTTAAGGTAGGTGCCACAGCAACTGTTGAAGGTTTTGATAATAAATTTTATGAAGGACAAAGACCCACAAGTTTTCATATCCCTCGATTTAGAAATCTTGGAGATAAAAACACGCAACAACGCTATTTAAGAGGTTTTGGTTTTCAAGGAAGTGCTAGCAGAAGCAATTGGCAAAGAGCCATAAAAGAACTATCTTTTGGAGAAGAATTAAAAGAAGAACTATTTAAACCGGGTCCATGGAAAATAGGAATGACAGGTTTTGGGGAGTGCTTACCATATCATGAAAATAAGATGTATTTAGATACGGAAAAAAAAGACGAATGGGGCATTCCTACGGTTACGTTTGATTGTGAGTTTAAAGAAAATGAAAAGCTCATGCGGGAAGATATACAAAAAGAAGCTGTAAAAATGCTTAAAGAAGCAGGATTTAAAAATGTAAAAGGATATGATAATCCTTGTTTTCCTGGTCATGGAATCCATGAAATGGGCACTGCCAGAATGGGTCATAATCCTAAAACTTCTGTTTTAAATAAAAACAATCAAATACACACAGTACCCAATGTATATGTTACCGATGGAGCCTGTATGACCTCATCTGCCTATCAGAACCCTTCTCTAACTTATATGGCACTAACAGCGCGTGCAGTAAAACATGCCGTACTGCAATTAAAAAGCAGAACATTTGATTAG